Proteins from a genomic interval of Candidatus Binatia bacterium:
- a CDS encoding putative Ig domain-containing protein: MKFEDGLDLESPDPGSSAWQSIHSLGSPRVVDVLSRIRGFGGRWRRASTIDRGMLRTLSFRAEQALGKQIANLSNYYIVELPAGAPAEAVIDALNGLPEVELALAAPLPAPAPSVPDFATLQGYLSPAPGGQDAQFAWSILGGTGAGVSICDIEGGWNLDHEDLPASTILVPPADSLGTIPKDDHGTEVLGTMFSLPNGWGTTGASYGARCFVAPVYLDSGYALFQQILWAATQLEAGDVILIEAQTIGPYYRGDGTQLGYVPVEWQAAIYNAILAAVGNGIHVIEPAGNGNQDLDDPVYAAGNFGHAPFLPENNSGAIMVGAGVPPIAPELGPDRSRSTYSNFGSRLDLQSWGHRVVTTGVGDLYAAEGPNRSYTGFFGGTSSAAPLVASAVASIEGIAKQRGVTAPPAVVRSLLIATGAAQQDGSKPAHQEPIGPRPDLRSAVLGMSAPIVSSPAVIRAFVGDTIRFSVSAADLDGEPIGTLSAGPLPNGASFTPSPDQSHGEFVWNAGAGQVGSYIVGFTATNSAQASDTTFIAIESAQRGPLISSPGGEFGLEAVTMRVTMHAADPNGDPITSFDAMDLPAGAEFQVDATRTSGVLVWRPAYDQAGQYVIDFTARSTGQDGVELSGSGLLVITVMDNDRDPVVLAPNTVQGAEGDSLSFLVTVSDPDGDAIAALRAEGLPSGAMFETSPTNGSAEFRWAPGFDQAGYFFVNFFAENEGSGMAGTALIVSNVDRAPTVLAPEEVQGVEGQEVAFDVSVTEPDGDPIIDLRGEDLPTGSALSVNLAPPSARFVWTPQPGQAGRYAIRLVTVSSAGPGQVALSDTALVGVDVVAMALSARAFSNAVPLRLGSGASRYCIRIEPVDGGFNIADLDWSTLRLSRPAGSGIRALEYNSAPLDADNNGVLDQAVCFGKDDLRQLFADLPDGRQWVSVMVEGRLTTGVALSGGLDIDVIPQRDFRDAAITANPSIAPVLSFHTARTGRTRLTVYDVHGRLIGTPLDDPNLPSGFHDVPLRAGLPRQLPTGVKYYKLESPDGTTTGRFLILK; encoded by the coding sequence GTGAAGTTTGAGGACGGGCTAGACCTGGAGAGCCCTGATCCAGGGAGTTCGGCCTGGCAATCCATCCACTCGCTGGGATCGCCCCGGGTTGTGGATGTGCTGAGCAGGATCCGGGGGTTCGGAGGGCGCTGGAGACGTGCATCAACTATCGATCGAGGAATGCTCAGAACACTGAGTTTTCGTGCAGAGCAAGCACTCGGAAAGCAGATTGCCAACCTCTCAAACTACTACATCGTCGAGCTGCCAGCGGGAGCACCGGCCGAGGCGGTTATCGATGCGTTGAACGGACTCCCGGAGGTCGAGCTCGCTCTTGCCGCTCCCCTTCCTGCGCCCGCCCCTTCTGTGCCTGACTTCGCGACGCTACAGGGATATCTATCGCCGGCGCCCGGTGGACAAGACGCCCAATTTGCATGGTCGATCCTCGGGGGCACTGGGGCAGGGGTCTCCATTTGTGACATCGAGGGTGGATGGAACCTCGATCACGAAGACCTTCCGGCGTCCACGATACTCGTTCCTCCGGCCGATTCCCTTGGAACGATTCCAAAGGATGACCACGGAACCGAGGTGCTCGGAACCATGTTCAGTCTCCCCAATGGTTGGGGCACAACCGGGGCATCCTACGGGGCTCGCTGCTTTGTAGCGCCTGTCTACCTCGATTCGGGATACGCCCTGTTCCAGCAGATCCTCTGGGCCGCGACTCAGCTAGAAGCTGGCGACGTGATCCTCATCGAAGCTCAGACCATCGGCCCATACTACCGAGGCGACGGAACCCAGCTCGGATATGTACCCGTCGAGTGGCAGGCGGCCATCTACAACGCGATCCTGGCGGCTGTCGGAAATGGCATCCATGTCATTGAGCCCGCCGGGAACGGCAACCAAGATCTTGACGATCCTGTCTACGCGGCCGGCAATTTCGGCCATGCCCCCTTCCTCCCTGAGAACAATTCGGGAGCCATCATGGTTGGGGCGGGTGTACCTCCAATCGCTCCAGAGCTGGGGCCTGACCGATCCCGGTCGACCTACTCCAACTTCGGATCCCGCCTCGATCTTCAGTCCTGGGGACATCGAGTTGTGACGACTGGAGTAGGTGACCTCTATGCTGCTGAGGGACCGAACCGATCCTACACTGGCTTCTTCGGGGGAACCTCAAGCGCGGCACCCCTCGTCGCATCAGCGGTCGCCTCGATCGAGGGGATCGCCAAGCAACGCGGAGTCACTGCGCCCCCTGCCGTGGTGAGGTCACTACTCATCGCAACCGGCGCTGCCCAGCAAGACGGGTCGAAGCCAGCCCACCAAGAGCCAATCGGCCCGAGACCCGACCTTCGCTCGGCGGTTCTGGGAATGAGTGCTCCGATCGTGTCCTCCCCAGCCGTGATCCGCGCCTTTGTGGGCGATACGATCCGATTCTCTGTTTCGGCCGCGGATCTTGACGGAGAGCCAATCGGCACCCTATCGGCGGGCCCGCTGCCCAACGGGGCCTCCTTTACACCTTCACCCGATCAATCGCATGGTGAGTTCGTGTGGAACGCGGGAGCGGGCCAAGTAGGTTCCTACATCGTCGGCTTCACCGCTACGAACAGTGCACAGGCGAGCGATACAACTTTCATCGCAATTGAATCCGCCCAACGTGGTCCGTTGATCTCTAGCCCTGGAGGGGAGTTTGGCCTGGAGGCGGTGACCATGCGTGTGACAATGCATGCTGCCGACCCCAACGGCGATCCGATCACCAGCTTCGATGCGATGGATCTTCCTGCCGGTGCGGAGTTCCAGGTGGACGCAACCAGGACATCCGGAGTGCTTGTATGGCGCCCCGCCTACGATCAGGCTGGGCAGTACGTCATCGATTTCACGGCCCGATCTACCGGTCAGGATGGGGTAGAGCTCTCGGGCTCCGGCCTCCTCGTGATCACAGTAATGGACAATGATCGCGACCCCGTCGTGCTTGCGCCAAACACGGTTCAAGGCGCAGAGGGTGACTCCCTGTCATTTCTCGTGACGGTCTCTGATCCCGATGGGGATGCGATCGCGGCATTGCGTGCCGAGGGGCTGCCGAGTGGCGCGATGTTCGAGACGAGTCCAACAAACGGCAGCGCCGAATTCCGCTGGGCACCCGGGTTCGATCAAGCAGGCTACTTCTTCGTTAACTTCTTCGCGGAGAACGAGGGCAGTGGAATGGCTGGAACTGCACTCATCGTATCCAACGTGGATCGAGCGCCGACGGTCCTTGCCCCAGAGGAAGTTCAGGGAGTAGAAGGTCAGGAGGTCGCCTTTGACGTATCCGTCACGGAACCAGACGGGGATCCTATCATCGACCTTCGGGGAGAAGACCTACCGACTGGCTCAGCCCTCTCCGTCAACTTGGCTCCGCCGTCCGCACGCTTCGTCTGGACACCCCAACCGGGCCAAGCGGGACGCTATGCTATCAGGCTAGTCACGGTGTCGTCGGCGGGACCCGGCCAGGTCGCCCTTTCCGACACAGCGCTGGTCGGAGTAGATGTTGTGGCCATGGCGCTGAGCGCCCGGGCCTTCTCGAACGCCGTACCACTACGCCTAGGAAGCGGAGCATCTCGTTACTGTATCCGGATCGAACCAGTTGACGGCGGGTTCAATATTGCAGATTTGGATTGGAGCACTTTACGGCTTTCTCGGCCGGCTGGGAGTGGGATCCGGGCACTCGAGTACAATTCGGCACCCCTCGACGCCGACAACAACGGCGTTCTCGATCAGGCGGTGTGCTTTGGGAAGGACGATCTTCGGCAGCTCTTCGCGGATCTCCCTGACGGTCGACAATGGGTGTCAGTGATGGTCGAGGGCCGGCTGACAACGGGCGTGGCGCTCTCCGGCGGCCTGGACATTGACGTAATCCCACAGCGCGACTTCAGAGATGCAGCCATCACCGCAAACCCAAGCATCGCACCTGTCCTCTCATTTCACACGGCCCGCACAGGACGGACCCGCCTCACCGTCTACGATGTGCATGGCCGACTAATAGGTACACCACTCGATGATCCGAATCTCCCGTCTGGGTTTCACGACGTTCCACTTCGGGCCGGCCTCCCGAGGCAACTGCCTACAGGAGTCAAGTATTACAAACTAGAATCTCCCGATGGTACCACCACCGGGAGATTCCTGATCTTGAAGTAG
- a CDS encoding sigma-54 dependent transcriptional regulator yields MPLHRPRALIVDKDSAETHALTAALDADGFDAKWVKDGEQAFNVLDAPGPDEAGATPPGPEVVIAELRAQRVDGMRLLEVARRRNPEVCVILIADAGTIELATEAMRQGAYDFQTRPLNLPKMLAVIRRALSHQQLVGRVSDLAERLEERARVPSLTGNSRAMQDLYARIAQVAGTRATVLIQGETGTGKELIAKALHQLSPRKDERFVKLHCAELSENIIESELFGHERGAFTGAEQQRRGRFELADQGTLFIDEISEVPMNIQTKLLRVLQDRQFERVGGEETVTVDTRVIAAANRPLDLLVARGQFREDLYYRLRVVLLEVPPLRERRDDIPILVEEFIQTFNKEHARKVTGVTRGAVDRMMQYDWPGNVRELKNTVEEMVLFTQGKRPLDVSDLPIALRQQRTSTAPELNLTVGMSMAEIERAAIEATLRSVGYDKQKAAAALGIGLRTLYRKVKEYGL; encoded by the coding sequence GTGCCGCTCCATCGTCCCCGCGCGCTCATCGTCGACAAGGATTCCGCCGAGACCCATGCGCTGACCGCCGCGCTGGACGCGGACGGGTTCGACGCGAAGTGGGTGAAGGACGGGGAGCAGGCCTTCAATGTCCTGGACGCGCCCGGGCCCGATGAGGCCGGCGCCACGCCACCCGGTCCGGAAGTCGTGATCGCCGAGCTGCGCGCGCAGCGGGTGGACGGGATGCGTCTCCTGGAGGTGGCCCGCCGCCGCAATCCCGAGGTCTGCGTCATCCTGATCGCCGACGCGGGCACGATCGAGCTCGCGACCGAGGCGATGCGCCAAGGGGCTTACGATTTCCAGACCCGCCCCCTGAACCTGCCCAAGATGCTCGCCGTCATCCGCCGCGCCCTCAGCCATCAGCAGCTCGTGGGGCGCGTCTCCGACCTGGCCGAGCGGCTGGAGGAGCGGGCGCGCGTTCCCAGCCTGACGGGAAACTCGCGGGCCATGCAGGACCTCTACGCGCGCATCGCTCAGGTGGCGGGCACGCGCGCCACGGTGCTGATCCAGGGGGAGACCGGGACCGGGAAGGAGCTGATCGCCAAGGCGCTCCACCAGCTCTCGCCGCGCAAGGACGAGCGCTTCGTGAAGCTCCACTGCGCGGAGCTCTCGGAGAACATCATCGAAAGCGAGCTGTTCGGGCACGAGCGGGGCGCCTTCACCGGCGCCGAGCAGCAGCGGCGTGGGCGCTTCGAGCTGGCCGACCAAGGGACGCTGTTCATCGACGAGATCTCCGAGGTCCCGATGAACATCCAGACGAAGCTCCTGCGCGTGCTGCAAGACCGGCAGTTCGAGCGCGTGGGGGGCGAGGAGACGGTGACCGTGGACACGCGGGTGATCGCCGCGGCGAACCGGCCGCTCGACCTGCTCGTCGCGCGCGGGCAGTTCCGCGAAGACCTCTACTATCGCCTGCGGGTCGTGCTGCTGGAGGTGCCGCCGCTCCGGGAGCGCCGCGACGACATCCCGATCCTGGTCGAGGAGTTCATCCAGACGTTCAACAAGGAGCACGCGCGCAAGGTGACGGGGGTGACCCGCGGCGCCGTGGACCGGATGATGCAGTACGACTGGCCGGGGAACGTGCGCGAGCTGAAGAACACCGTCGAGGAGATGGTGCTCTTCACGCAGGGGAAGCGCCCGCTGGACGTGAGCGACCTCCCGATCGCCCTGCGGCAGCAGCGGACCTCGACCGCCCCGGAGCTGAACCTGACGGTGGGGATGTCGATGGCCGAGATCGAGCGCGCCGCCATCGAGGCGACGCTGCGCAGCGTCGGCTACGACAAGCAGAAGGCCGCGGCGGCGCTCGGGATCGGGCTCAGGACGCTGTACCGGAAAGTGAAGGAGTACGGTTTGTAG
- a CDS encoding glycosyltransferase family 39 protein, with protein MARPASKRSGPRRAAASHEARRGPAPRPAPRKPRAPLDRWLIAILCLAALLRLWGIQDRLPDPTIGINVLEDSAVEETDRTTMGRAWAMWRGGVDRLDLNPHTGGWPALSFYTTLATQEIYKGYYGVTHPGSSASQFSDYVVGGYGARDLFILARLLGALVGVLTVALTYRLGMLVGGRFLAIGSGLLLAVNLPHILVSQHVSDPNLLGLLFVLLACFPMVRIARGKGRTRDSILAGAMIGLAGASKYVPLVVGLPYLFAHPRGLKNRALWLGIAAAAVALFIATPYTLLDWKTTLRDLDRQKASLFSSWVGQSTFPISLPTYLIASLPHALGWPAYLLAIAGSVVLWRRGRAERVLVGTAGVLILVNGMLKAAQERYILVAMPILVLAAAAGFEWALARFRSGAGARLKGRRALAVPALVAALAAAWPLPELAQIRSTLRLPDTRHVARKWIQANLPTDAPAVVELYGPVFGEPERVFLIWPFFATQAPLVRPAYHPEFLDGIRYYIQSTGISGRFESDSANYPVEVAFYRWLREHGRLVWSTRNEKASGPEIEVRALPGPLSTAAQRESLFAALMPRPNHTTRLALWCADMSALFGKLNQPDRAEEWAHRGLLVDSRNMNGQLQIGLAIALLGKGNAAGAEAAARAGLALLPRSASGHFYRGLALRELGRKEEALPELNAALEMTGDNRIRLNVAQILAELGRFDEAASQFEAVPQGVPERGLARRDLAVLYINKLHRPADGIAAMQEAASLEPDPREAALLRAEVARLTGGAPPPPRP; from the coding sequence GTGGCCCGACCTGCCTCCAAACGGTCCGGACCCCGCCGCGCCGCGGCCTCCCACGAGGCGCGGCGCGGGCCGGCGCCGCGTCCCGCGCCGCGCAAGCCCCGAGCCCCTCTCGACCGCTGGCTGATCGCGATCCTCTGCCTGGCGGCGCTGCTCCGCCTGTGGGGCATCCAGGACCGGCTGCCCGACCCCACCATCGGGATCAACGTCCTCGAGGACAGCGCCGTCGAGGAAACCGACCGCACGACGATGGGCCGGGCCTGGGCCATGTGGCGCGGTGGCGTGGACCGGCTCGACCTGAACCCCCACACCGGCGGATGGCCCGCGCTCTCGTTCTACACCACGCTCGCGACCCAGGAGATCTACAAGGGCTACTACGGGGTGACCCATCCGGGTTCGAGCGCCAGCCAGTTCTCGGACTACGTGGTGGGCGGCTACGGCGCGCGCGACCTCTTCATCCTGGCGCGCCTCCTCGGCGCCCTGGTCGGCGTCCTCACGGTGGCGCTCACCTATCGCCTCGGCATGCTCGTCGGCGGCCGCTTCCTCGCCATCGGGTCGGGGCTCCTCCTGGCCGTGAACCTGCCCCACATCCTGGTCTCGCAGCACGTGAGCGATCCGAACCTGCTCGGGCTCCTCTTCGTGCTGCTCGCCTGCTTTCCGATGGTGCGGATCGCGCGCGGGAAGGGAAGGACGCGCGACTCGATCCTGGCGGGGGCCATGATCGGCCTGGCGGGGGCGAGCAAGTACGTCCCCCTCGTCGTCGGGCTTCCCTATCTCTTCGCCCATCCGCGCGGGCTGAAGAACCGGGCCCTGTGGCTCGGGATCGCGGCGGCCGCCGTCGCCCTCTTCATCGCGACCCCCTACACGCTCCTCGATTGGAAGACCACGCTCCGCGACCTCGATCGCCAGAAAGCGAGCCTCTTCTCGAGCTGGGTCGGCCAGTCCACCTTTCCGATCTCGCTTCCGACCTACCTGATCGCCTCGCTGCCGCACGCGCTGGGGTGGCCGGCCTATCTCCTGGCGATCGCGGGCTCCGTCGTCCTCTGGAGGCGCGGCCGCGCCGAGCGCGTCCTGGTCGGCACGGCGGGCGTGCTGATTCTCGTAAACGGGATGCTGAAGGCGGCGCAGGAGCGCTACATCCTCGTCGCGATGCCGATCCTCGTGCTGGCGGCGGCGGCGGGATTCGAATGGGCGCTGGCCCGGTTTCGCTCCGGCGCGGGCGCCCGCCTCAAGGGACGCCGGGCGCTGGCCGTTCCCGCGCTGGTCGCCGCACTCGCGGCCGCGTGGCCGCTCCCCGAGCTGGCCCAGATCCGTTCCACGCTCCGGCTTCCCGACACGCGCCACGTCGCGCGGAAGTGGATCCAGGCGAACCTTCCAACGGACGCGCCCGCGGTGGTCGAGCTGTACGGCCCTGTGTTCGGCGAGCCCGAGCGGGTGTTCCTGATCTGGCCCTTCTTCGCGACCCAGGCCCCTCTGGTGCGACCGGCCTACCACCCGGAGTTCCTCGACGGCATCCGCTACTACATCCAGTCGACCGGCATCTCGGGCCGCTTCGAGAGCGATTCCGCGAACTATCCCGTCGAGGTCGCCTTCTACCGCTGGCTCCGCGAGCATGGCCGGCTGGTCTGGAGCACGCGCAACGAGAAGGCGTCGGGCCCGGAGATCGAAGTGCGCGCGCTGCCGGGACCCCTCAGCACGGCGGCTCAGCGCGAGAGCCTCTTCGCCGCGCTGATGCCCCGCCCCAACCACACGACGAGGCTCGCGCTCTGGTGCGCGGACATGTCGGCCCTCTTCGGAAAGCTGAACCAGCCCGACCGCGCCGAGGAGTGGGCGCACCGCGGGCTTCTCGTGGATTCGAGGAACATGAACGGCCAGCTCCAGATCGGGCTGGCCATCGCGCTGCTCGGGAAGGGGAACGCGGCCGGCGCCGAGGCCGCCGCGCGCGCGGGACTGGCGCTATTGCCGCGGAGCGCTTCGGGGCACTTCTACCGCGGGCTCGCGCTGCGCGAGCTGGGGCGGAAGGAAGAGGCGCTGCCGGAGCTGAACGCAGCGCTGGAGATGACCGGAGACAACCGGATCCGCCTCAACGTGGCGCAGATCCTGGCCGAGCTGGGTCGGTTCGACGAGGCGGCGTCCCAGTTCGAGGCCGTGCCGCAAGGCGTGCCCGAGCGCGGCCTCGCGCGACGCGACCTGGCGGTGCTCTACATCAACAAGCTCCACCGGCCCGCCGACGGGATCGCCGCGATGCAGGAAGCGGCCTCTCTGGAGCCCGATCCCCGCGAGGCGGCGCTGCTCCGCGCCGAGGTCGCGCGGCTCACGGGCGGCGCTCCGCCCCCGCCCAGGCCCTGA
- the groES gene encoding co-chaperone GroES: MNVKPLADRILVRRLEEPEMKRGGIIIPDTAKEKPQQGEVVAVGPGRMTEEGKRVALDVKKGDKILMGKYSGTEVKIDGTDYLIMREEEVLAIVAESK; the protein is encoded by the coding sequence ATGAACGTGAAGCCGCTTGCGGATCGGATCCTCGTCCGCCGTCTGGAGGAGCCCGAAATGAAGCGCGGGGGCATCATCATCCCGGACACCGCCAAGGAAAAGCCGCAGCAGGGCGAGGTCGTCGCGGTGGGACCGGGCCGCATGACCGAAGAGGGGAAGCGCGTGGCCCTGGACGTCAAGAAGGGCGACAAGATCCTCATGGGCAAGTACTCGGGCACCGAAGTGAAGATCGACGGGACCGATTACCTCATCATGCGCGAGGAGGAAGTTCTCGCGATCGTCGCCGAATCGAAGTAA
- the groL gene encoding chaperonin GroEL (60 kDa chaperone family; promotes refolding of misfolded polypeptides especially under stressful conditions; forms two stacked rings of heptamers to form a barrel-shaped 14mer; ends can be capped by GroES; misfolded proteins enter the barrel where they are refolded when GroES binds), protein MAAKEILFDEKARQAILSGVQTLAKAVKVTLGPRGRNVVLDKKWGSPTITKDGVTVAKEIELEDRYENMGAQMVREVATKTSEVAGDGTTTATVLAESIFREGLRNVTAGSNPMGIKRGIDRAVKIVVDELKKISKPVKDPKEIMQVATISANGDEEIGKIIAEAMEKVGKDGTITVEEAKSMDTTLEVVEGMQFDKGYISPYFVTDKEGMESVLEDAYVLIYEKKLSNMKDLLPVLEKVAQKGKPFLVIAEDVEGEALATLVVNKLRGTLSACAVKAPGFGDRRKAMLEDIAILTGGKLISEDLGIKLENVKLEDCGRAKRITVDKENTTIVEGAGKASDIQGRIALIKRQIEDTTSDYDREKLQERLAKLAGGVAVINVGAATETEMKEKKARVEDALHATRAAVEEGIVPGGGVAMIRCIPALDKMELTGDELIGVNIVRRAMEEPLRQIVNNAGLEGSIIVEKVKGEKKAVGFNAATEKYEDLFEAGVVDPTKVTRSALQNASSVAGLLLTTEALVTEIPEKKGNKAGAGMPPGGGGGYDDMY, encoded by the coding sequence ATGGCTGCTAAGGAAATTCTCTTCGACGAGAAGGCCCGCCAGGCCATCCTCTCCGGCGTTCAGACGCTGGCGAAGGCGGTCAAGGTGACGCTCGGTCCGCGCGGCCGGAACGTCGTGCTCGACAAGAAGTGGGGATCGCCGACGATCACCAAGGACGGCGTGACGGTGGCGAAGGAGATCGAGCTCGAGGACCGTTACGAGAACATGGGCGCGCAGATGGTGCGCGAGGTCGCCACGAAGACCTCCGAGGTCGCGGGCGACGGCACGACGACGGCGACGGTGCTCGCCGAGTCGATCTTCCGGGAAGGCCTCCGCAACGTGACGGCCGGCTCGAACCCGATGGGCATCAAGCGCGGCATCGATCGCGCGGTCAAGATCGTCGTGGACGAGCTGAAGAAGATCTCCAAGCCGGTCAAGGACCCTAAGGAGATCATGCAGGTCGCGACCATCTCCGCCAACGGCGACGAAGAGATCGGCAAGATCATCGCCGAGGCGATGGAGAAGGTCGGCAAGGACGGCACGATCACGGTCGAGGAAGCCAAGTCGATGGACACCACCCTCGAAGTCGTCGAGGGGATGCAGTTCGACAAGGGCTACATCTCGCCGTACTTCGTGACCGACAAGGAAGGGATGGAGTCGGTCCTCGAGGACGCCTACGTCCTGATCTACGAGAAGAAGCTCTCGAACATGAAGGACCTGCTCCCGGTGCTCGAGAAAGTCGCGCAGAAGGGGAAGCCCTTCCTCGTGATCGCCGAGGACGTCGAGGGTGAGGCGCTCGCGACCCTGGTCGTGAACAAGCTGCGCGGCACGCTGTCGGCCTGCGCGGTGAAGGCGCCGGGCTTCGGAGACCGCCGGAAGGCCATGCTCGAGGACATCGCGATCCTCACGGGCGGCAAGCTGATCAGCGAGGATCTCGGCATCAAGCTGGAGAACGTGAAGCTCGAGGATTGCGGCCGCGCCAAGCGCATCACGGTGGACAAGGAGAACACGACCATCGTCGAGGGCGCGGGCAAGGCGAGCGACATCCAGGGGCGGATCGCGCTCATCAAGCGTCAGATCGAAGACACCACCTCGGACTACGATCGCGAGAAGCTTCAGGAGCGGCTGGCCAAGCTCGCGGGCGGTGTGGCGGTGATCAACGTCGGCGCCGCGACCGAGACCGAGATGAAGGAGAAGAAGGCCCGCGTCGAGGACGCGCTGCACGCGACCCGCGCCGCGGTGGAAGAGGGCATCGTGCCGGGCGGCGGCGTCGCCATGATTCGCTGCATCCCGGCGCTCGACAAGATGGAGCTCACGGGCGACGAGCTGATCGGCGTCAACATCGTCCGTCGCGCCATGGAAGAGCCGCTCCGCCAGATCGTGAACAACGCGGGGCTCGAGGGCTCGATCATCGTCGAGAAGGTGAAGGGCGAGAAGAAGGCCGTCGGCTTCAACGCGGCGACCGAGAAGTACGAGGATCTCTTCGAGGCGGGCGTCGTGGATCCGACCAAGGTGACGCGCTCGGCGCTGCAGAACGCGTCGTCGGTCGCCGGTCTGCTCCTCACGACCGAGGCCCTCGTGACCGAGATCCCCGAGAAGAAGGGCAACAAGGCCGGCGCCGGCATGCCTCCGGGCGGCGGCGGCGGCTACGACGACATGTACTAG
- a CDS encoding chalcone isomerase family protein, with the protein MAIRNSAVAVRVLEPRGRGLLLVLAALALLYAPPARARVVAGVEMPDTFRVGEQLLRLNGTALYSKFGIRILAAGLWLEQPENDASKILSADLPRRYVTHFFRRVSAKRVRTEWFKSLEQNTPDAGPEVKAQFQTLAGWIHDFVPGDEITLVYLPGHGSDVEIGGVLLGTIPGKAFADAYFACALGPKPRLGRPFRKHLLGL; encoded by the coding sequence ATGGCCATCCGAAATTCTGCAGTCGCGGTCAGGGTTCTGGAGCCGCGAGGCCGGGGACTCCTCCTGGTGCTCGCCGCCCTGGCCCTCCTGTACGCGCCGCCGGCACGGGCGCGCGTCGTCGCCGGGGTCGAGATGCCGGACACGTTCCGGGTCGGAGAGCAGCTCCTCCGCCTCAACGGCACCGCCCTCTATTCGAAATTCGGGATTCGAATCCTGGCGGCCGGTCTATGGCTGGAACAACCCGAAAACGATGCTTCGAAAATCCTGAGCGCAGACCTTCCGCGGAGGTACGTGACGCACTTCTTCCGGCGCGTCAGCGCGAAGCGCGTGCGCACGGAGTGGTTCAAGAGTCTCGAACAGAACACGCCGGACGCGGGACCCGAGGTGAAGGCGCAATTCCAGACGCTCGCCGGGTGGATTCACGACTTCGTGCCCGGTGACGAGATCACGCTCGTCTATCTTCCCGGCCACGGCTCCGACGTCGAGATCGGAGGGGTGCTCCTCGGAACGATCCCGGGGAAGGCCTTCGCCGACGCCTACTTCGCCTGCGCGCTCGGTCCCAAGCCTCGCCTGGGACGGCCCTTCCGAAAACACCTTCTCGGCCTCTGA
- a CDS encoding RNA polymerase sigma factor, whose product METSAFPSPESPPPGSPAPELLITGELLHRAKQGDEAALNALMARYRPRLQRWASGRLPRYARSLLDTGDLVQETLLKAIEGLDQIEVRGPGVFQAYVRQAVLNRIKDQVRWARRRPGPDGVPEDLIDVSPSPLESAIGSDVLRRFEGALARLTDDERQLLHLRIELDFDYEEIAAVTERATRDAARMAVQRALRKLADIMGHER is encoded by the coding sequence ATGGAGACGTCCGCCTTTCCCAGCCCTGAGTCGCCGCCGCCCGGCTCTCCCGCGCCCGAGCTCCTCATCACGGGCGAGCTCCTCCATCGCGCCAAGCAGGGGGATGAGGCCGCTCTGAACGCGCTCATGGCCCGCTACCGTCCCCGCCTCCAGCGCTGGGCCAGCGGGCGGCTTCCGCGCTACGCGCGATCGCTCCTCGACACGGGGGACCTGGTCCAGGAGACGCTGCTCAAGGCGATCGAGGGGCTGGATCAGATCGAGGTGCGCGGCCCCGGGGTGTTCCAGGCCTACGTTCGCCAGGCGGTGCTCAACCGTATCAAGGATCAGGTGCGCTGGGCTCGCCGCCGGCCGGGGCCGGACGGGGTCCCCGAAGACCTGATCGACGTGAGCCCCTCGCCGCTGGAGAGCGCGATCGGCTCGGATGTCCTGCGACGCTTCGAGGGCGCGCTCGCGCGCCTGACCGACGACGAACGACAGCTCCTTCATCTCCGCATCGAGCTCGATTTCGATTACGAGGAAATCGCGGCCGTGACGGAACGGGCGACCCGCGACGCCGCGCGCATGGCGGTCCAGCGCGCCCTGCGCAAACTCGCCGACATCATGGGCCATGAACGCTGA